A genomic region of Octopus sinensis linkage group LG2, ASM634580v1, whole genome shotgun sequence contains the following coding sequences:
- the LOC118767093 gene encoding chitin deacetylase 7-like yields MTRYLLFLLLVSTVNAGCQQEENCLSPNCYCSSKWFPKMNVTDIPQMVYFGFDDAVNSLINEYYDEIFTNNRNNPNGCPITMSLYVSDLYTDYKLVKKYYDAGHEIGVHGVNDKRIDTAAHLSEEAKQQRDNLIKHAEVKTDDIVGWRSPFLTSAGEEQPRILNNLGFKYDITVTYDGSPPNDIIWPSTLDYPWPYTCFLNCPRKTVKGFWLVPVIPLQGKNNNYKCTYVDGVYINPTMKRKLLITFGIISMPIIRVLVPHSASICMRHGLLIRLTKFLQ; encoded by the coding sequence ATGACtcgctatttattatttttactactggTTTCCACTGTCAATGCGGGTTGCCAACAAGAGGAAAATTGTTTGTCTCCGAATTGCTACTGCAGCAGCAAATGGTTTCCAAAAATGAACGTTACAGATATACCCCAGATGGTATACTTCGGGTTCGACGATGCAGTTAATTCCTTAATTAACGAATATTATGATGAAATATTCACCAATAACCGTAATAATCCCAATGGCTGCCCTATCACGATGTCTCTTTATGTATCTGATCTTTATACAGACTACAAATTGGTCAAAAAATACTATGATGCTGGTCATGAAATTGGTGTTCATGGTGTTAATGACAAGAGAATAGATACTGCTGCACATCTTTCAGAAGAGGCCAAACAACAAAGAGACAACTTAATTAAACATGCGGAAGTCAAGACAGACGATATAGTTGGATGGCGAAGTCCGTTTTTAACTTCAGCAGGTGAGGAACAACCTCGAATATTAAACAATCTGGGGTTTAAATATGATATAACGGTTACTTACGATGGAAGCCCTCCCAATGACATTATTTGGCCTTCTACATTAGACTACCCTTGGCCCTATACTTGTTTCTTAAACTGTCCGCGCAAAACAGTTAAAGGATTCTGGCTTGTTCCTGTCATTCCTTTGCAGGGtaaaaataataactataaaTGCACGTATGTTGACGGTGTTTACATCAACCCAACAATGAAACGGAAGCTTTTGATTACCTTTGGAATAATTTCAATGCCTATTATACGAGTTCTCGTGCCCCATTCGGCCTCAATATGCATGCGGCATGGTTTGCTTATTCGCCTTACAAAGTTTCTGCAGTGa